The region GCAAATCGGCCGCGCCCGGTCCGAGGCCGACGACGGCGAGCCGGCCGCGTGGCGCGTGCCGGGCCACCGCCACGGTGGCCATCGCGGTGGCGGTCTTCCCCACCAGCAGCGTCGCGTCGGCGGCCCGGCCGTCCGGACCGAGCAGGGCCGCGGCCTCCGCCACGCTCGGCGTACCGACCGCGGCGCGGACCACCTCGCTGGGGTTCGGCACGTCGACCGCCGCCAGCCGCGTCGCCGGCCAGGTAACCAGGGGTACGCCGAGCGCGTCGGCGGTGCTGCGGATGCCCGCCTCGTCGGCCTTGACGTCGGCGCTGGCCAGGCAGCGCAGACTCGCCGGGTCGAGGCCGGCCTCGGCCAGCGCCCGGTGCAGCAGTTCGAACACCTCGGCCGCGGGTACGCCCCGACTCGCGCCCACCCCGGCGACCAGCGACGGTGGGCGCAGCACGGCGGTCCGCTCGTCGGGTGGCACCACGCGATCGGTGACCAGCAGGCGGTACCCGTGCTCCGGCGTATCCCCGTCGGCGGGGCGCACGTTCGGCGGCAGGGCGGGCAGCGGCCAGTCGGCGTCGGCGATCAGCCGGACCGGCTCGCCGTCCAGGATGGCCCGGGACACCGCGGCGACCGCGCCTTGGACGGGCCAGCCGAGGGTGTCCAGTCCCGGCAGGTCGACCGTGTCGGTGGCGGTAGTGATCACCGGGCGGGCGTCCAGCAGCGTACCGACCTGCTCGGCGAGGGCGTTGCCGCCACCGGCGTGGCCGCCCAGCAGTGCCACGGCGTGCCGGGCCGCCTCGTCGACGACCACCACCGCCGGATCGGTGCGCTTGTCCCCGAGCAGCGGCGCGAGGATCCGTACCACCGCCCCGGTGGCCAGGAACGCGACCACCGCGTCGGACCCGGCCCAGGCGGACCGCAGCGCGTCCGCCACGCTGTCCCCCTCGACCAGCCGGGCGTGCGGCCACGCGGCGGTCACGGCGTCGGCGTACCGGCGGCCGGCGGCGGTGGCCGCCACCAGGCCGATCCGGGCGGGCGGGTTCTGGTCGGTCACGGGCGCTCCCCGGTGAGGACGACCACCGGGTTGGTGGCCGCGAGGCGGATCGACCCGCCGGGCAGGTCGGCGAGGCGGGCGGCGGAGAGCTGGCTGCCCTCGACCGTGTAGCCGGCGGCGCGCATAAGGCCGACGGCCGGTGCGACCCGGTCCAGTGCAGCCAGGGTGAGCACCACCCGCCCGGGTCGGCGGGCCAGCACGGCGGCGAGGACGTCGGGACCGCCACCGCCGACGAAGACCGCGTCGGGCTCGGGGAGGCCGGCCAGAGCCTCCGGGGCCCGCCCGACGAGGAGCCGGACGGTGACCCCGTGCGCGGCGGCGTTGGCCCGAATGGTCGCGCCGGCCGCGGGATCCTGCTCGGCGGCGAGCACGGCCGCGCCGAGCAGCGCGCACTCGATGCCGACCGAGCCGCTACCGGCGCCGACGTCCCAGACCAGCCGACCCAGGCGGGGGCGCAGCCGGGCCACGACGAGGGCACGGACCTCCGACTTGGTGATCATGGAGTCGCGGTGGGCGTAGCGGGCCTCCGGCAGCGCCCATCCGCCGGGCGGCGCGGCGGCCGGCTGGTTGTCCACACGCATC is a window of Micromonospora sp. WMMD961 DNA encoding:
- the cobJ gene encoding precorrin-3B C(17)-methyltransferase codes for the protein MTDQNPPARIGLVAATAAGRRYADAVTAAWPHARLVEGDSVADALRSAWAGSDAVVAFLATGAVVRILAPLLGDKRTDPAVVVVDEAARHAVALLGGHAGGGNALAEQVGTLLDARPVITTATDTVDLPGLDTLGWPVQGAVAAVSRAILDGEPVRLIADADWPLPALPPNVRPADGDTPEHGYRLLVTDRVVPPDERTAVLRPPSLVAGVGASRGVPAAEVFELLHRALAEAGLDPASLRCLASADVKADEAGIRSTADALGVPLVTWPATRLAAVDVPNPSEVVRAAVGTPSVAEAAALLGPDGRAADATLLVGKTATAMATVAVARHAPRGRLAVVGLGPGAADLRTPRAVAELRRASVVVGLDQYLDQVRDVFRPGTRVLSSGLGAEEERARVAVAEAAAGRAVALVGSGDAGVYAMASPALEYADERIDVVGVPGVTAALAAGALLGAPLGHDHAYVSLSDLHTPWEVIERRVTAAAEGDFVTVFYNPRSRARDWQLGKALGILGVHRPPDTPVGVVRNASRPGERTHLATVATIDPAVVDMYSVVVVGSSDTRLVAGRMVTPRGYRWRS